A single region of the Leishmania donovani BPK282A1 complete genome, chromosome 19 genome encodes:
- a CDS encoding actin-related protein 2, putative has translation MRLHRAQPLEKKALCGDDLAATGALAMVELTYPMRNGVVHNMDAMQVIWDYALCERLPALVGPSGGSTARWRYEDGLAWLQDRPLQLSEPPNMSLRQRCDLLGLFFEKYGLSAIQTVQQGILSLFANGTERGVVVECGEGLSHCTPVFDGFVLATAQRLVDVAGRAVTERLGQVLGHQQPHRRYQRRVPTGSDIGAMSHASWLFNDMNTLRQIKEHYCFVAHRRNGLEDRLTRETSALHRDCVLPDGTSCRLGPERFAAPEVLFNPQEIDHECDGIATALWKSIEAADIDVRAALYENIILSGGSTLLPGFGARLQREMKSFYLTEKLNGDPARMARCPIRVKEPQRRQHMVYMGGALLAELSQDQPERWLSRSAYEEGGTSAIIARYHGAN, from the coding sequence ATGCGTCTCCATCGAGCACAGCCTCTTGAAAAGAAAGCCCTGTGCGGGGACGACCTTGCGGCGACGGGGGCGCTCGCCATGGTGGAGCTGACGTATCCGATGCGCAACGGCGTGGTTCACAACATGGACGCCATGCAGGTGATCTGGGACTACGCCTTGTGCgagcggctgccggcgctggtggGGCCGTCTGGTGGGAGCACAGCCCGATGGCGGTACGAAGACGGCCTCGCGTGGCTGCAGGACAGGCCCTTGCAGCTGAGCGAGCCACCGAATATGTCGCTTCGACAGCGATGTGACCTTCTTGGGCTGTTCTTCGAAAAATACGGCCTTTCAGCGATTcagacggtgcagcagggaATCCTGTCGCTCTTCGCGAACGGCACCGAGcgtggcgtcgtcgtcgagtGCGGCGAGGGGCTCTCCCACTGTACGCCGGTGTTCGACGGATTCGTGCTGGCGACTGCACAGCGCCTCGTTGACGTGGCTGGTCGCGCGGTGACGGAGCGCCTTGGGCAGGTCCTGGggcatcagcagccgcatcgaCGGTACCAGCGTCGTGTGCCAACAGGGTCTGATATAGGCGCAATGTCGCATGCGTCTTGGCTCTTCAATGACATGAACACACTCCGACAGATTAAGGAGCATTACTGCTTTGTTGCACACCGGAGGAACGGCCTGGAGGATCGGCTGACGCGGGAGACGAGCGCTCTGCACCGCGATTGTGTGCTTCCGGACGGCACCTCCTGCCGCCTGGGGCCCGAGCGGTTCGCCGCGCCAGAGGTTCTCTTCAACCCGCAAGAGATCGACCACGAGTGTGACGGCATTGCCACGGCGCTGTGGAAGTCGATCGAggccgccgacatcgacGTGCGTGCTGCCCTCTATGAGAACATCATCCTCTCCGGAGGATCCACCTTGCTGCCAGGCTTTggggcgcggctgcagaggGAGATGAAATCCTTCTACTTGACGGAGAAGCTAAACGGCGACCCGGCACGCATGGCTCGGTGCCCGATCCGGGTAAAGGAGCCGCAACGGCGGCAACACATGGTATACATGGGCGGTGCCCTCCTTGCAGAGCTATCGCAGGATCAGCCAGAGAGGTGGCTGTCGCGGAGCGCCTACGAGGAAGGCGGCACCTCTGCGATCATCGCTCGCTACCATGGAGCAAACTGA